A genomic window from Planococcus rifietoensis includes:
- a CDS encoding YciI family protein — protein sequence MKFLCLAYGDEAGWNGLSDSEKKETLAQDKVIEERGNLMSAVQPTVTAVRNWDQKLHVTEGIEETHDLPLAGFSIIEAANVEEVIALVANTPCARANGVIEIRQLWNTSS from the coding sequence ATGAAGTTTCTTTGCTTGGCATACGGAGATGAAGCCGGGTGGAACGGTTTGAGCGATAGCGAGAAGAAGGAAACGCTGGCTCAAGACAAGGTGATAGAAGAACGAGGGAATTTGATGTCGGCCGTACAACCTACAGTAACAGCTGTTCGAAATTGGGACCAAAAGCTACACGTGACAGAAGGAATCGAAGAAACTCATGACCTGCCGCTTGCGGGATTTTCAATCATCGAAGCAGCAAATGTCGAGGAAGTAATTGCACTCGTCGCTAACACGCCTTGTGCTAGGGCAAATGGCGTTATTGAAATTCGGCAGCTTTGGAATACAAGTAGCTAG
- a CDS encoding VanZ family protein, whose product MKAKYIPVLLWALCILVATNNYNFTALLANDIDFNIRLFPNLSDLFITSDIHLDSKLYVFQKTGHALSFGILYLLMNQALKERHVAFVLCSMFAFFTEFLQLFFERSGRLADVLIDIAGIYVAYRVSLYVKAQGGIVPAFSHATQTISNVLKDDKTH is encoded by the coding sequence ATGAAAGCTAAATACATCCCCGTCCTCCTTTGGGCGCTGTGCATCCTCGTTGCCACCAATAATTATAATTTCACGGCGCTGTTGGCAAACGATATTGACTTCAACATCCGCCTGTTTCCGAACCTGTCCGATCTCTTCATCACGAGCGACATCCATCTCGACAGCAAGTTGTACGTGTTCCAGAAAACCGGCCACGCCTTGTCATTCGGCATTTTGTATCTCTTAATGAATCAAGCCCTCAAAGAACGACACGTCGCCTTTGTGCTGTGCAGCATGTTCGCTTTTTTCACCGAGTTCCTGCAATTATTCTTTGAGCGCAGCGGCAGGCTGGCAGACGTTCTCATCGACATCGCAGGTATATACGTTGCCTACAGAGTGAGCCTGTATGTTAAAGCACAAGGCGGCATCGTTCCCGCTTTCTCTCATGCCACACAGACGATATCCAACGTCCTAAAAGACGACAAAACTCATTAA
- a CDS encoding HAD family hydrolase codes for MDSIIFDLDGTLWDSLDTVLEAWNEALEESGAEKTLTKEDVRGVMGLQAHEIREKLFPHLSDEQHRKFEELSSELESAYVRKRGGQLFDDVEHVLEQLSQKYNLYIVSNCQDGYIESFYAYHKLDEHFVDFENPGRTGLSKGENIQLVMERNNVERAVYVGDTKGDHKAAKEAGLPFVYAAYGFGDVDEFDYVIDEFKELLNLFG; via the coding sequence ATGGACAGCATCATTTTTGATTTGGACGGAACATTATGGGATTCGCTGGATACCGTTTTGGAGGCTTGGAACGAAGCTCTAGAGGAAAGCGGCGCGGAGAAAACGTTAACGAAAGAGGACGTGCGCGGCGTCATGGGGCTGCAGGCGCATGAAATCAGGGAGAAGCTGTTTCCTCATTTATCGGACGAACAGCACCGGAAATTTGAAGAACTGTCGTCGGAGCTGGAAAGTGCGTACGTGAGAAAACGGGGCGGGCAGTTGTTCGATGATGTGGAGCATGTACTCGAACAGCTCTCGCAGAAATACAATTTGTACATCGTCAGCAATTGCCAGGACGGTTATATCGAAAGTTTTTATGCGTACCACAAACTAGACGAGCATTTCGTCGATTTTGAGAACCCGGGGAGAACGGGCTTATCAAAAGGCGAGAACATCCAATTGGTCATGGAGCGAAACAATGTGGAGCGCGCGGTTTATGTGGGCGATACGAAAGGCGACCACAAAGCAGCAAAAGAGGCGGGTCTCCCGTTCGTCTATGCGGCGTATGGGTTTGGGGACGTGGATGAGTTTGATTACGTGATTGACGAGTTTAAGGAATTATTGAACTTGTTTGGATAA
- a CDS encoding DUF6241 domain-containing protein, protein MKTVLRTIIILLVGLAILAGAGYWAYKSLTESDEQQISQAAEEADEKLQEDTEPPKANETVETVGLSEVEFQIHLHQMTHQKIEATEKRGAIEMTPERIDEMLKILQANEGAYEEYEFYEQSLTAWEEGNFSNAVNVHNTIWEWHNGTVGRATGLLSEEQEASYVESNF, encoded by the coding sequence TTGAAAACCGTATTACGAACGATCATTATCCTCCTGGTGGGGTTAGCTATACTCGCGGGAGCCGGATATTGGGCGTACAAGAGCTTGACTGAGAGCGATGAGCAACAAATTTCTCAAGCAGCAGAGGAAGCGGACGAAAAACTGCAAGAAGATACGGAACCTCCGAAAGCGAATGAGACTGTGGAAACGGTAGGTTTAAGTGAAGTTGAATTCCAGATTCATCTTCACCAAATGACGCATCAGAAAATCGAAGCAACCGAAAAGCGCGGCGCAATCGAAATGACGCCGGAGCGGATCGATGAAATGCTGAAAATTTTGCAGGCCAACGAAGGCGCTTACGAGGAGTACGAATTCTATGAGCAAAGCTTGACGGCTTGGGAAGAAGGCAATTTCTCCAATGCCGTGAACGTGCACAACACCATCTGGGAATGGCATAACGGAACGGTCGGACGTGCGACAGGCTTGTTGTCAGAAGAGCAGGAAGCGTCTTATGTGGAGAGTAATTTCTAA
- a CDS encoding HAD family hydrolase, producing MDSIIFDLDGTLWNPLEVSVAVWNKVLADNGVDEQLTKDDLRGIMGLQADQVGEKLFPHLSKEKCEKLTEESSELECVHLRQQGGELYAGVEDVSERLSQKYKLYIVSNCQEGYIESFYEYHALDKHFTDFENPGRTGLSKGKNIQLIMERNDVAKAVYVGDTKGDHEAAKMAGLPFVYAAYGFGDVDEYDYVIEEFGELLKLFG from the coding sequence ATGGATAGCATCATTTTTGATTTGGACGGCACGCTTTGGAATCCGCTCGAGGTGTCGGTTGCGGTGTGGAATAAGGTATTGGCCGATAACGGCGTCGATGAGCAACTGACAAAAGACGATTTGCGCGGCATTATGGGGCTGCAGGCGGATCAAGTCGGGGAGAAGCTGTTTCCGCATCTCTCAAAAGAAAAGTGCGAAAAGCTGACGGAAGAATCCTCGGAACTGGAATGCGTGCATTTGCGGCAACAAGGCGGGGAATTGTACGCCGGCGTGGAGGATGTGTCGGAGCGGCTGTCACAGAAATACAAGTTGTACATCGTCAGTAATTGCCAGGAAGGCTATATCGAAAGCTTCTATGAGTACCATGCGCTGGACAAGCATTTCACCGATTTCGAGAATCCGGGGAGGACGGGCTTGTCGAAGGGCAAAAACATCCAGCTGATCATGGAGCGCAACGATGTGGCGAAGGCCGTGTATGTCGGCGATACGAAAGGCGACCATGAGGCAGCGAAAATGGCTGGGCTCCCGTTTGTCTATGCGGCGTATGGGTTTGGGGACGTGGATGAATATGATTATGTGATTGAGGAGTTTGGGGAGTTATTGAAGTTGTTTGGATAA